CGTCGGGTTTCGTTTAGCTATATCGTCAGGTGTTACATTCGCTTTTAATTCGTCCCAATCGTATTCCACTAGTAGTGGAGAACCACATGTACATAATTGATGCTGTTGTTTCGTATCGTACTCATTCCCGCATTTCGGGCAATAAAGATGGGAAACATAACTATACTTCAAATTCCTGCACTCCTTTTTGGTTAAGGCTCAATCGATCAAGTTTTTAAATCAGAGAATCTTTAAAACATGCAATCCGTTGACAAACAGAGCCCGAAATTCGCTCCCGGGCATCTATTTGTATGTGTGTTGATATCAGCTATGGAAATTAGTACCGGAAGTGACTTCCGCAACATAGCCTGTCCGGATGACGAAATCGCCGAAACGCTCGTTTTCCTGCCGTTCTTTCGCATAATGGAAAAAGATCGGTTTGAGTGTCCCCAGAATCTCTTCTTCTCCAATATTTTCCCGGTACATTTTGTTCAATCGATCTCCTGCGAAACTGGCGCCTAAATACATATTGTATTTTCCCGGCGCCTTGCCGATAAAGCCGATTTCTCCGAGAGTTGGCCGTGAGCAGTTATTCGGGCAGCCGGACATGCGGATAAGGATCTCTTCTTCCCGAAGACCTGCTTCATCCAAAATATCTTCGATTTTGGTGATTAACGACGGAAGGTAACGTTCTGCTTCGGCCATCGCCAAGCCACACGTCGGTAAAGCGACACATGCCATGGAGTTTCTGCGCAATGCTGAATTTTCTTTTCCATCTGTGAGACCATATTCGCTTATAAGGTTATCTATCTTTTTCTTGTTCTTACTTGTGACATTCGCAATGATGAGGTTCTGGTTGGCGGTCAGCCGAAAATCGCCTGTATGGACATGAGCAATTTCCCGAAGACCTGTCATTAACTTATAATCATCCGTATCTTTCACACGGCCATTTTGGATGAATAGAGTCAGATGCCACTTGCCGTCATTTTCAATCCAGCCGTAACGGTCGCCACTGTGGTCGAAATGATAAGCACGTGGTTCTTCAAGTTTCCAGCCTAATCTTTCGTTCAGTTCCTGTTTCACCCAGTCGAGGCCTTTTCGGTCGATGGTATATTTGAAGCGGGCATTTTTCCGATTAGTGCGGTTGCCATGATCACGCTGAATGGTGATGATTTTTTCTGCCACTTCCGGCACTTTATCAACCGGACAGAAACCGATGACACGTGACAATTGAGGATAAGTTTCCGGCTCTCCGTGTGTCATCCCCAAACCGCCTCCTGCAGTGACATTAAAACCTTGGAGTTTTCCGTCCTCCAAAATGGCAATAAATCCAAGGTCCTGCGAAAAGATATCCACGTCATTGGAAGGCGGGATCGCCACACCAATTTTGAATTTACGCGGCAAGTAAAGAGGCCCATACATCGGTTCCACTTCTTCCGTCTCGCTGCTGTCGACCACTTTTTCTTCGTCCAGCCAAATCTCATGGTAAGCATTGGTTTTTGGCAGCAAGTACTCACTCAGTTCACGGGATATATCGTATACCTCAGCATGGATATCCGACTGATACGGGTTGGAAGTGGACATCACATTCCGGTTGACATCGCCGCAAGCTGCGATCGTGTCCATCAGTGAATTATTCATTTCCTGGAGAGTTTCTTTCATATTCCATTTCAAAACGCCATGCATTTGAAACGTTTGACGGGTGGTCAGTTTCAACGAACCATTTCCGTGGGTGTTCGCAAGCCGGTCCATTGTCAGCCATTGGTGAGGAGTAGCGACGCCTCCCGGAAGCCGGACACGAATCATGAACTGATACGCCGGTTCTAGCTTTTGATGCTTCCGTTCATTTCGTATATCCCTGTCATCTTGCATATAACTGCCATGGAATTTCAGTAATTTCGCATCGGCATCCGGAATAGATGCCGTTAAGGGCTCTTTAAAACTTTCCGCGATCGTCCCCCGCAAATAATCGCTTTTGTCTTTAATGATTTCCATTTCACTGGGCGTGCCATCTATATCAGTCAATCTTTTGGTTGTCATCATCTAACTCCTTCCGCATTTAAAATGCTCTTAGTACACGTCACGCAAATAACGCTTATCGCTGCGCAGGCCGGCAAGATATGCTTCTGCTTCTTCCTGGTTCATATCGCCTTCCTTTTCAAGGATGGACAAAATTGCGGAATGGACGTCTTTCGCCATGTACTTCTCGTCGCCGCACACGTAAATGCAGGCCCCCGCTTCCAGCCATTTATAAAAATCACGGCTTTTCTCCAGCATGCGGTGCTGCACATATACTTTCTCTGCGGAGTCCCGGGAAAAAGCAACATCCATCCGGGAAAGAACCCCATCCTTCAGCCATCTTTGCCATTCCGTCTGGTAAAGGAAGTCCGTCACAAAATGCTGATCGCCAAAGAACAGCCATGAATCCCCTTCTGCCCCTGTTTCCTCCCGTTCTTCCATGAATGCCCGGTAAGGAGCAACTCCTGTTCCGGCCCCGATCATGATAAGCGGTGTGTCCGGGTTTTCAGGAAGCCGGAAACTGTGATTGCTCTGGACGAACACCGGTAACGTGCTGCCGATGTCCGAGCGTTCCGCACATTGTGTGGAACAAACCCCTTTCCGTTGGCGTCCGTTCGCTTCATATCTTACTGCGCCAATTGTCAGGTGCACTTCATCCGGATTCGCTTTCGAGCTGCTCGCAATCGAATAAAGCCGAACCGGTATTTTCCGAAGAACTTTGACGAACTCGGTCACGGGTACTTGCCATGGCCCAAAGTCCTGCGTCAAGTCGATCAAGTCGCGCCCATGGATATAAGCCTGCAATTGTTCTTTATTTTCAGGATCAAGCAACTTGTTCAATTCTTCGTTTTCAGTTAGCTGTGCCACTTTTTCAAGCAGCGGTTTTGACAGGCTGGTAATCTCGAATGTAGAAATTAAAGCATCGCGCAACGACCTGGTCTCTCCTTGTTTATTGATGGCAACCGATTCTTCCGGATTCCATCCTGTCGATTCGATTAACTGATCAACCAGATCCGCCTCGTTTTCAGGGATGATACCAAGGCTGTCACCCGGCTCATATGCCAGATTGGCGCCTTCCAAATCCAGTTCAAGGTGGCGGGTTTCTTTGTTTGATCCCCGACCGTTCAAGTTCAAGTTCTCCAATACTTCTGCGCGGAATGGATTCGTGCGGGAATAAGCCGATGGAGTTTCCACTTCAGTTGATTGATTGGGCTGAGCTGCCTGGCTGCTTGACCGGTTAGCTTCTTTTGATGCGTTCAATACGCTTACTACGCCTTCAAACCACTCTTCTGCCAGCTCTTCAAATTCCAGATCAGCATCCACGCGCGGGTAAATTCTTTCACCACCCAATTCTTCCAAACGTTTATCAAAATCTTTGCCCGTTTGGCAGAAGAACTCATACGAACTGTCACCCAAAGAAAGGACTGAAAATCTAAGGTCATTCAGTTCAGGAGCTCTTTTGCTATGTAAGAAATCGTAAAATGCGATAGCGTTATCCGGCGGATGCCCGTCTCCATGTGTGCTTGTTATGACCAATAAATCTTCCACTTTCTTCAATTCTTTCGGTTTGAAATCGTCCATTGAAAAAAGCGATACTTTGTAGTTCTGCTGAGTCAATTTTTGCGATACGTCTTCAGCGATTGACTGGCAATTGCCTGTATGTGAACCCACTAAAATAGTCACTTCCCGAGTGACTGCAGGCTGTTCCGAAACTTGTGCAATAAAGTCGGCTCCTGCATTGTCCTGGACAGCTCCTGCGACTGCTGATTGTGATGCAGCAAAATATCCGGTCAACCAAATTTTCTGATTCTCTGTCAATGTTGGTAATAAACGATTTAGAATTTCTACTTGTTCTTGATCAAACGGACTGTTCTTTAGCTGCAACTGCAAATTACCCACCTCATAAAAATTATTTTACTATTTCTGCAAAAATTCTATTTGCTTTTCTATTGGTAGTAGCGGTCAACTTTCACCACCATTGCTCCCATTTTCGGACTCTCAGGTTGAAGAACATTCTCAACTCCTTGTTTTTCCAATTCGTGGGCTGTTACTTTTCCAACTGCCACTCCCAATACATTGCCGTTGAAAGCATCGACCAATCGCTGATGATCAGCCTCTTCTGAAAACAGGTTTTTCACTTGTG
Above is a genomic segment from Planococcus lenghuensis containing:
- a CDS encoding assimilatory sulfite reductase (NADPH) flavoprotein subunit — translated: MQLQLKNSPFDQEQVEILNRLLPTLTENQKIWLTGYFAASQSAVAGAVQDNAGADFIAQVSEQPAVTREVTILVGSHTGNCQSIAEDVSQKLTQQNYKVSLFSMDDFKPKELKKVEDLLVITSTHGDGHPPDNAIAFYDFLHSKRAPELNDLRFSVLSLGDSSYEFFCQTGKDFDKRLEELGGERIYPRVDADLEFEELAEEWFEGVVSVLNASKEANRSSSQAAQPNQSTEVETPSAYSRTNPFRAEVLENLNLNGRGSNKETRHLELDLEGANLAYEPGDSLGIIPENEADLVDQLIESTGWNPEESVAINKQGETRSLRDALISTFEITSLSKPLLEKVAQLTENEELNKLLDPENKEQLQAYIHGRDLIDLTQDFGPWQVPVTEFVKVLRKIPVRLYSIASSSKANPDEVHLTIGAVRYEANGRQRKGVCSTQCAERSDIGSTLPVFVQSNHSFRLPENPDTPLIMIGAGTGVAPYRAFMEEREETGAEGDSWLFFGDQHFVTDFLYQTEWQRWLKDGVLSRMDVAFSRDSAEKVYVQHRMLEKSRDFYKWLEAGACIYVCGDEKYMAKDVHSAILSILEKEGDMNQEEAEAYLAGLRSDKRYLRDVY
- the cysI gene encoding assimilatory sulfite reductase (NADPH) hemoprotein subunit; this encodes MTTKRLTDIDGTPSEMEIIKDKSDYLRGTIAESFKEPLTASIPDADAKLLKFHGSYMQDDRDIRNERKHQKLEPAYQFMIRVRLPGGVATPHQWLTMDRLANTHGNGSLKLTTRQTFQMHGVLKWNMKETLQEMNNSLMDTIAACGDVNRNVMSTSNPYQSDIHAEVYDISRELSEYLLPKTNAYHEIWLDEEKVVDSSETEEVEPMYGPLYLPRKFKIGVAIPPSNDVDIFSQDLGFIAILEDGKLQGFNVTAGGGLGMTHGEPETYPQLSRVIGFCPVDKVPEVAEKIITIQRDHGNRTNRKNARFKYTIDRKGLDWVKQELNERLGWKLEEPRAYHFDHSGDRYGWIENDGKWHLTLFIQNGRVKDTDDYKLMTGLREIAHVHTGDFRLTANQNLIIANVTSKNKKKIDNLISEYGLTDGKENSALRRNSMACVALPTCGLAMAEAERYLPSLITKIEDILDEAGLREEEILIRMSGCPNNCSRPTLGEIGFIGKAPGKYNMYLGASFAGDRLNKMYRENIGEEEILGTLKPIFFHYAKERQENERFGDFVIRTGYVAEVTSGTNFHS